One Dunckerocampus dactyliophorus isolate RoL2022-P2 chromosome 18, RoL_Ddac_1.1, whole genome shotgun sequence genomic region harbors:
- the setd1a gene encoding histone-lysine N-methyltransferase SETD1A, with the protein MDPDGGADTQKAVSLQWKSYKLVQDPAIRRVAQKIYRYDGVHFSVPDSGFPPVGDLRDPRPRRLWSRYTEMVLPVPKFKLDEFYVGPIPLKEVTFARLNDNIKEPFLAEMCAKFGEVEEMEILFHPKTRKHLGLARVLFTSTRGAKDTVKQLHNTSVMGNIIHAQLDIKGQQRQKYYDLIVNGSYTPQTVPLGGKALVDCLTPQTPTQQQPDTSSDIRRRLSSELAVLAAGVQALTSGNVTPCSADTGFGEQRLDTPPSSMTGAYNSGSSASSQGGTPYSSRSGTPFSQESGYSGARHTGYNTGTLGSGYPPQDMLPSSSSSSAVSSTVGGYKVSRYSEDVHEPSVYHRGRPMYPPASSFRPNEPPCYPPYPNVGGPGPHMAHHSTMHLPTLASQYDLPLVSERDRERDRDSGGRYGAGAVVSRRSSYHHQQDTNSSSSKYHSHHSHHHADRRDDRGYRRDSTGSRSGDHGHQRHRNHHHSHNHHGSRRKSSHDRDRDRDRDRDRDRDRDREREGEYSNSSDPRYNSNSYRSSSNSMSPPPSSYSAYSTSKEPAPGPPQGLDVSARLGAPSLTERGPPPSVGAEKDYHSGHHGALPPPPPPPPPPLPPASVIAAAVAETLGTLDFNQDSPAREEQWSKPKRRPSTPPVPPKTPPPLSPPPSIASSSMSPSASSLPQHPPATASPSSAPQRGSASPEPDSTNESLPFAYHSSSLDSRIEMLLKEQKTKFSFLASDEEDEDERKEDKQRGTRADGGEKKGRAGDGTGEHASVNQAGDSGDKEKGERDLRKRGKGKEGRKSPAEPPASTASSSTYSPHVPPPEEPPPQVGLAGTEAVQEETSQDGNADARSRTGARTPPFNGQSQSPPHSSGEDMEISDEEEEGELTITTVTTHQPSMTSCSSPTSSKAPMPSQTTDTSSSPPPISDSAQHFGTSMHPPIPSYPPHLPPPPPPGYSLQPPPPPGIPPPHMELHPEYPPPLPPHMYDYASSMELMNQYTGGAPMSFQMQTHMLSRLHQLRMSSSNGTPGPGEAATADYSSYHMHSVPPPPHPYMDQEGSGAGAGHYDQDHRYMPPHMPYPYTDPHGTQIPPPHLPPPHTAWPPHLLAAHYPSYMPPPAYGTMPPGEGGEYQTPGEEMPLLADNPHEATVQMVLATLIQEMKNIMQRDLNRKMVENIAFATFDEWWDRKETKAKPFQTMSALRDDEKKEEKVSRPREPLTSLVDWAKSGGVEGFSLRGALRLPSFKVKRKEPQELKEADMKRPRPSTPPDEDDEAADGRMADAGRHGAGRDNKRRKKKPRNRKPWELDSEGEETSDGSSSEKDDEEAEASEKESDDDALSADSDDESLSSSSEGSSSSGSSSSSSSEDEEEGERPDSDGPDTMDESTMDSTTEKDGREKIFPKAAVKTGDAKDSKADARASSKRPPSPPYPRPSSPVVLVPPLKKRRKTVSFSTEENSKAMSSTLPLSVPPSQMVAESPLLHSPSRPSDPRAAAAASSTRPSHGIQLLPFASKPGEGNALILPLCGRTPDSHESKRTPLSPQAALAKVPGKRGSGKDSPKSSASPIMVCRTVQNLPLDHASMCRMAFEEAPPPSPISKRGKGKSRPSGFSVSTCHPLKEEDEDEENSQRLRQREQLGASSLLQLASASTADLSVLADVALTMDPEAGDSEETETSDEAEEQKMEGGLFSGEALLRVMSLESVVVFMEHSYSKPPLLTGPPAPKKTSSKQDSSVLLPADLNTISGVLEAPEEVIGEALPPRGDSGEYLGLLCPADESSLAAIPPAKKLMASKALEFEKSKKKRSKDSKDKENLEVLPTKQQKEQPSKKQKKRKLEDSDLEDDVDVEELESGELSSTDSEDEMLEEVRKSERLFLQEAGVTTSKPAPCPEATPAVKYDNRSEFEQMTILYDIWNSGLDGEDLMLLKKTYEKLLQDNHSSDWLNDTHWVQHTVTNLPNPRRKKRSTDGQLREHVTGSARSEGYYAISRKEKDVYLDLDLPEQVIREVENVDSSGTNRALSERRSEQRRLLTVIGTPAVMDSDLLKLNQLKFRKKKLRFGRSRIHEWGLFAMEAIAADEMVIEYVGQNIRQMVADNREKRYAQQGIGSSYLFRVDHDTIIDATKCGNLARFINHCCTPNCYAKVITIESQKKIVIYSKQPIAVNEEITYDYKFPLEENKIPCLCGTENCRGTLN; encoded by the exons ATGGATCCAGACGGTGgggcagacacacaaaaagctGTCAGCTTGCAGTGGAAGAGCTACAAACTTGTCCAGGACCCAGCCATTAGACGGGTCGCTCAGAAGATTTACAGATATGATGGAGTGCATTTCAGTGTACCT GACTCTGGATTTCCCCCTGTGGGTGATCTACGGGATCCAAGACCCAGGAGGCTATGGTCGAGGTACACAGAAATGGTCCTTCCGGTGCCAAAGTTTAAG CTTGACGAGTTCTACGTGGGCCCCATCCCCCTCAAAGAGGTGACCTTCGCCAGGCTCAACGACAACATCAAGGAGCCCTTCTTGGCCGAAATGTGCGCCAAGTTCGGGGAAGTGGAGGAGATGGAGATCCTATTCCACCCCAAGACCAGGAAGCACTTGGGCCTGGCCAGGGTGTTGTTCACCAGCACGCGGGGGGCCAAGGACACGGTCAAGCAGCTGCACAACACCTCGGTCATGGGCAACATCATCCATGCTCAACTGGATATAAAAG GCCAGCAAAGGCAGAAGTATTACGACTTGATTGTGAATGGCTCCTACACACCTCAGACGGTCCCTCTAGGAGGCAAGGCCTTAGTAGACTGCCTCACACCCCAGACCCCAACACAGCAACAGCCTGACACG TCGTCAGACATCAGGCGGAGGCTCTCCAGCGAGCTGGCCGTGTTGGCGGCGGGCGTCCAAGCCCTCACGTCGGGGAATGTCACCCCCTGCTCTGCGGACACTGGCTTCGGTGAACAGCGTCTGGACACGCCCCCCTCCTCCATGACCGGCGCCTACAACTCCGGATCCTCGGCATCCTCTCAAGGTGGAACTCCCTACAGCTCCCGGTCCGGCACGCCATTCTCTCAAGAATCGGGCTACTCTGGTGCCAG GCACACTGGCTACAACACTGGCACTTTGGGAAGCGGTTACCCCCCTCAGGATATgcttccttcctcctcctcctcctccgccgtCTCCTCCACCGTGGGGGGGTACAAAGTGTCTCGCTACTCCGAGGACGTTCACGAGCCCTCCGTGTACCACAGAGGTCGTCCCATGTATCCCCCTGCCTCCTCCTTCCGTCCCAACGAGCCGCCGTGCTATCCGCCGTACCCTAATGTGGGAGGACCCGGCCCCCACATGGCGCACCACTCCACAATGCACCTGCCCACCCTGGCCTCACAGTATGATCTGCCCCTTGTGTCCGAGCGTGACAGGGAGCGGGATAGAGACTCTGGAGGGCGCTACGGGGCGGGGGCCGTTGTCTCAAGAAGGTCATCTTACCATCACCAGCAGGACaccaactcctcctcctccaagtaCCATTCCCACCACTCCCACCATCACGCTGACCGCCGGGATGACCGGGGGTACCGGCGGGACAGCACGGGGTCGCGCTCGGGTGACCACGGTCACCAGCGGCACCGCAACCACCACCATTCTCACAACCACCACGGCAGCCGTAGGAAGAGCAGCCACGACCGGGACAGGGATCGGGATCGGGATCGGGACCGGGACCGAGACCGAGACCGGGAAAGAGAGGGCGAATACTCCAACAGCTCAGACCCCAGATACAATTCCAACTCGTACCGCTCCTCCTCTAACAGCATGTCTCCTCCCCCCTCATCCTACTCAGCATATTCCACCTCCAAAGAGCCCGCCCCGGGCCCTCCTCAGGGATTGGACGTATCCGCTCGTCTAGGGGCCCCAAGTCTGACAGAGAGGGGCCCTCCGCCTTCAGTGGGTGCAGAGAAGGACTACCACTCTGGTCACCACGGTGCTTTGCCGCCACCGCCTCCCCCGCCACCACCTCCCCTGCCGCCAGCCTCCGTCATTGCTGCCGCCGTGGCCGAGACGCTTGGAACTCTGGATTTCAACCAGGACAGCCCGGCCCGTGAAGAGCAGTGGTCAAAGCCCAAACGCCGTCCCAGCACCCCACCTGTCCCGCCAAAAACCCCCCCGCCTTTGTCCCCGCCGCCCTCCATTGCTTCCTCATCTATGTCCCCTTCCGCCTCCTCCCTACCCCAGCACCCTCCTGCCACCGCCAGCCCTTCATCAGCCCCCCAGCGTGGCTCTGCCTCCCCAGAGCCAGATTCCACCAATGAGAGCTTGCCGTTTGCTTACCACAGCAGCAGCCTGGACTCCCGCATTGAGATGCTCCTCAAGGAACAGAAGACCAAGTTTTCCTTCCTCGCCTCcgatgaggaagatgaggatgagCGGAAGGAGGACAAACAGAGGGGCACACGGGCGGATGGTGGGGAGAAAAAAGGGCGGGCGGGTGATGGAACTGGGGAGCACGCAAGTGTCAATCAGGCGGGGGACAGCGGGGATAAGGAGAAAGGGGAGCGCGACCTCAGGAAACGAGGGAAGGGCAAAGAGGGCCGGAAGAGTCCTGCCGAACCACCAGCCTCAACTGCATCATCTTCCACGTACTCCCCCCATGTCCCGCCTCCAGAGGAGCCCCCTCCCCAAGTTGGCCTTGCCGGGACAGAAGCTGTGCAGGAGGAGACGTCCCAGGATGGGAATGCTGACGCACGAAGCAGGACGGGAGCGCGCACGCCACCATTCAACGGCCAGAGCCAG TCGCCCCCGCATTCCTCGGGTGAGGACATGGAGATCtcagacgaggaggaggagggggagttGACCATCACAACGGTGACCACCCACCAGCCTTCCATGACCTCCTGTTCATCGCCAACTTCATCCAAAGCGCCCATGCCCTCGCAGACGACGGACACCTCGTCTTCGCCCCCGCCCATCTCTGACTCTGCACAGCACTTTGGCACTTCCATGCACCCACCCATCCCCTCCTACCCCCCTCACCTGCCTCCACCGCCTCCCCCGGGCTACTCGCTGCAGCCACCACCACCTCCCGGGATCCCCCCACCCCACATGGAGCTGCACCCCGAGTACCCGCCGCCCCTGCCCCCCCACATGTATGACTATGCCAGCTCCATGGAGCTGATGAACCAGTACACGGGTGGCGCCCCCATGTCCTTTCAGATGCAGACGCACATGTTAAGTCGCCTACACCAGTTGCGCATGTCGTCGTCCAATGGCACGCCAGGCCCGGGCGAGGCCGCCACAGCAGACTACTCCTCCTACCATATGCACTCCGTGCCACCACCGCCCCACCCCTACATGGACCAAGAAGGGAGCGGGGCGGGTGCCGGTCATTACGACCAGGATCACCGCTACATGCCCCCCCACATGCCCTACCCTTACACCGACCCACACGGCACGCAAATACCGCCACCCCACCTACCGCCTCCCCATACTGCGTGGCCGCCACACCTCTTAGCCGCCCACTACCCCTCCTACATGCCTCCGCCTGCCTATGGCACCATGCCGCCCGGTGAGGGAGGCGAGTATCAAACCCCAGGGGAGGAGATGCCCTTGCTGGCTGACAACCCTCATGAAGCCACCGTTCAGATGGTGCTCGCCACTCTCATCCAGGAGATGAAGAACATCATGCAGAGGGACCTCAACCGCAAGATGGTAGAGAACATCGCCTTCGCCACATTTGATGAGTGGTGGGACAGGAAGGAGACGAAAGCCAAG CCATTCCAGACGATGTCAGCCTTACGTGATGAtgagaagaaggaggagaaggtgAGCCGTCCTCGCGAGCCTCTCACGTCTCTTGTGGACTGGGCAAAAAGTGGTGGCGTGGAGGGCTTCTCTCTTCGTGGCGCGCTAAGACTGCCCTCCTTCAAG GTGAAGAGGAAAGAGCCTCAGGAACTCAAGGAGGCAGACATGAAGAGGCCGCGACCCTCCACCCCACCTGACGAGGACGATGAAG CTGCTGATGGGAGAATGGCAGACGCTGGCAGACACGGAGCTGGAAGGGACAACaagaggaggaaaaagaagCCCAGAAATCGCAAACCTTGGGAGCTGGACAGCGAGGGAGAAGAAACATCTGATGGCTCCTCCTCTGAAAAG GAcgatgaggaagcagaggcgAGTGAAAAGGAATCTGATG ATGATGCTCTCAGCGCTGACAGCGACGACGAGAGCCTTTCATCTTCCTCCGAGGGCTCATCGTCCTCCGgatcttcatcatcatcttcctccgaggatgaagaggaaggaGAGAGGCCCGACAGCGACGGACCGGACACCATGGACGAGTCCACCATGGACAGCACCACAGAAAAAGATGGCCG AGAGAAGATCTTTCCAAAGGCTGCGGTCAAAACTG GTGACGCCAAAGACAGCAAAGCGGATGCAAGAGCATCCTCCAAGCGACCGCCATCGCCGCCGTACCCCCGTCCTTCGTCCCCCGTCGTCCTCGTGCCCCCGCTCAAAAAACGCAGGAAGACTGTCTCGTTCTCCACGGAGGAGAACAGCAAAGCAATGTCGTCAACGCTACCGCTGTCTGTACCTCCCTCCCAAATGGTGGCTGAATCTCCGCTCCTCCACTCACCCAGCAGACCCTCAGACCCTCGTGCTGCTGCCGCCGCATCTTCGACACGTCCCTCTCATGGCATCCAGCTGCTTCCATTCGCCTCCAAACCAGGCGAAGGCAACGCCCTCATCTTGCCACTGTGTGGAAGAACTCCAGATTCCCATGAGTCCAAAAGGACCCCGCTGTCCCCTCAGGCTGCCCTGGCCAAAGTGCCCGGGAAACGGGGCTCAGGCAAAGACTCCCCCAAATCCTCCGCTTCTCCCATCATGGTATGCCGCACTGTGCAGAACCTCCCCTTGGACCACGCCTCCATGTGCAGGATGGCCTTCGAGGAGGCTCCCCCTCCGTCTCCCATCAGCAAACGGGGCAAGGGAAAGTCCCGGCCCTCCGGCTTCTCTGTTTCCACCTGTCACCCCCTCAAAGAGGAAGACGAGGATGAGGAGAACAGTCAGAGGCTGAGGCAACGGGAACAACTGGGAGCATCCAGCTTGCTGCAGCTGGCCTCCGCCTCAACCGCCGACCTGTCCGTACTGGCTGACGTTGCCCTAACAATGGACCCCGAGGCCGGAGACTCTGAGGAGACTGAGACATCAGATGAGGCAGAGGAGCAAAAGATGGAGGGAGGTCTCTTCTCGGGGGAAGCGCTGTTGCGTGTCATGAGTTTGGAGAGTGTGGTTGTTTTCATGGAGCACAGCTATTCCAAACCGCCTCTTCTCACGGGACCACCTGCCCCCAAAAAGACCTCCTCCAAACAGGACTCGTCAGTTCTCCTCCCAGCAGACCTCAACACCATCTCTGGGGTGCTGGAGGCACCAGAGGAGGTCATCGGCGAGGCGCTGCCGCCCAGAGGAGACTCGGGGGAATATTTGGGATTGCTGTGCCCGGCTGACGAGTCGAGCTTGGCCGCAATTCCTCCAGCCAAGAAGTTGATGGCAAGCAAAGCACTGGAATTTGAGAAGAGCAAAAAGAAGAGAAGTAAAGACAGTAAGGACAAAGAAAACCTGGAAGTTCTTCCCACAAAACAACAGAAGGAGCAGCCCagcaagaaacagaagaagcggAAACTAGAG GACTCGGACCTGGAGGATGACGTGGATGTGGAGGAACTGGAGTCCGGCGAGCTGTCAAGCACAGACTCTGAGGACGAAATGCTGGAGGAGGTGAGGAAGAGTGAGCGTCTCTTCCTGCAGGAGGCCGGGGTGACGACGTCCAAACCCGCCCCGTGCCCCGAGGCAACGCCAGCTGTGAAATACGACAACCGCAGCGAGTTTGAGCAGATGACCATCCTGTACGATATCTGGAACTCGGGCCTGGACGGTGAGGACCTGATGCTGCTCAAGAAGACATACGAGAAGCTGCTGCAGGACAACCACTCCTCTGACTGGCTCAATGACACCCACTGGGTCCAACACACTG TGACCAATTTGCCAAACCCTCGGCGTAAGAAGAGGAGCACAGACGGACAGCTTCGGGAGCATGTGACCGGCTCCGCCAGGAGCGAGGGCTACTACGCCATCAGCCGCAAGGAGAAGGACGTCTACCTTGACCTGGACCTTCCCGAGCAGGTCATAAGGGAGGTGGAGAACGTTGACAGCTCA GGCACCAACCGGGCGCTATCTGAGAGGCGCTCTGAGCAGCGACGCCTCTTGACCGTCATCGGCACACCGGCCGTCATGGACTCTGACCTCCTGAAGCTCAACCAGCTCAAG TTCCGTAAAAAGAAGCTCCGATTCGGACGCAGTAGGATCCACGAGTGGGGCCTGTTCGCCATGGAGGCCATCGCTGCCGACGAGATGGTCATTGAGTATGTGGGTCAGAACATAAGACAG ATGGTGGCGGACAATCGGGAGAAGCGGTACGCTCAGCAGGGCATCGGGAGCAGCTACTTGTTCCGAGTGGACCACGACACCATCATAGATGCCACCAAGTGTGGCAACTTGGCCCGCTTCATCAACCACTGCTGCACT CCAAACTGTTACGCCAAGGTGATCACCATCGAGTCTCAGAAGAAGATCGTCATCTACTCCAAGCAGCCCATCGCTGTCAACGAGGAGATCACCTACGACTACAAGTTCCCCCTGGAGGAGAACAAGATCCCCTGCCTGTGCGGCACAGAGAACTGCCGCGGCACGCTCAACTAA
- the hsd3b7 gene encoding 3 beta-hydroxysteroid dehydrogenase type 7 translates to MTSNGSPKHNSCVLHKKCIWCVLLLDAVQRSCTGKRRSGSIMNQTRPTLVYLITGGCGFLGRHLLRVLLEKEDQVAEVRVFDKHTDDSLSGLGTERTTVKVIQGDITDYGSVLEASRGANVVIHAAGLVDVWHKVPEDVIYSVNVKGTRNVVNACVENSICSLVYTSSMEVIGPNMKREPFVRGNEDTPYQVKHTMAYPKSKAMAEKLVLNANGMKVSSGKRLHTCSLRPTGIYGEGHELIRDFYKMAVKRGGVIIVGVPATIEHGRVYAGNVAWMHVLAARALRERPGTVGGEAFFCYDDSPYKSYEDFNMLFLSTFNFRRVRIPMMLLWIMAVLNDILRWLLRPFCNFTPLLNCYTLSVASTSFTVSTDKALRLLKYRPLYNWDQCQERTQKWVDTFPSEDSKKA, encoded by the exons ATGACCTCGAACGGCAGTCCAAAGCACAACA GTTGTGTGCTCCACAAAAAG TGCATTTGGTGTGTGCTATTATTAGATGCTGTCCAAAGGTCGTGTACG GGCAAGCGGAGATCTGGAAGCATCATGAACCAAACCAGGCCCACGCTCGTCTACCTGATCACCGGGGGCTGCGGCTTCCTGGGCCGACACCTGCTCAGGGTTCTGCTGGAGAAAGAGGACCAGGTGGCCGAGGTTCGAGTGTTCGACAAGCACACGGACGACAGCCTAAGCGGACTCGGAACTG AGCGCACAACGGTGAAGGTCATTCAGGGCGACATCACCGACTATGGCAGCGTGCTGGAGGCCAGCCGCGGCGCCAACGTCGTCATCCACGCCGCCGGCCTGGTGGACGTCTGGCACAAAGTCCCGGAGGATGTCATCTACTCCGTCAATGTTAAAG GAACGCGCAACGTGGTCAATGCCTGTGTGGAGAACAGCATCTGCAGCCTGGTGTACACCAGCAGCATGGAGGTGATCGGGCCCAACATGAAGCGGGAGCCGTTTGTCAG GGGCAATGAAGACACACCTTACCAGGTGAAACACACCATGGCCTACCCAAAGAGCAAGGCCATGGCCGAGAAGCTTGTCCTGAACGCCAATGGAATGAAG GTGAGCAGCGGCAAGCGCTTGCACACGTGCTCGCTGAGGCCGACGGGCATCTACGGCGAGGGCCACGAGCTGATCAGAGACTTCTACAAGATGGCCGTCAAGAGGGGAGGCGTGATCATCGTCGGCGTCCCGGCAACCATCGAACACGGGCGGGTCTACGCCG GCAACGTGGCGTGGATGCACGTGCTCGCCGCCCGCGCCCTCAGGGAGCGCCCGGGTACGGTCGGAGGCGAGGCCTTCTTCTGTTACGACGACTCTCCTTACAAGAGCTACGAGGACTTCAACATGCTCTTTCTGTCCACCTTTAACTTCCGGCGGGTCCGCATCCCCATGATGCTGCTGTGGATCATGGCCGTGCTCAACGACATCCTGCGCTGGCTGCTGAGGCCCTTTTGCAACTTCACGCCGCTCTTGAACTGCTACACCTTAAGTGTGGCCAGCACCTCCTTCACCGTGAGCACGGACAAAGCGCTGCGCCTCCTCAAGTACCGCCCGCTCTACAACTGGGACCAGTGTCAGGAGCGCACGCAGAAATGGGTGGATACCTTCCCTTCCGAGGACTCCAAAAAAGCCTGA
- the mylpfa gene encoding myosin regulatory light chain 2, skeletal muscle codes for MAPKKAKRRQAAGDSGSSNVFSMFEQSQIQEYKEAFTIIDQNRDGIISKDDLRDVLASMGQLNVKNEELEAMIKEASGPINFTVFLNMFGEKLKGADPEDVILSAFKVLDPEGTGTIKKQFLEELLTTQCDRFSKEEIKNMWAAFPPDVAGNVDYKNICYVITHGEEKEE; via the exons ATG GCACCTAAGAAGGCCAAGAGGAGGCAGGCAGCCGGAGACAGCGGTTCCTCCAACGTCTTCTCCATGTTTGAGCAGAGCCAGATTCAGGAGTACAAGGAG GCCTTCACAATCATCGACCAGAACAGAGACGGCATCATCAGCAAAGATGATCTGAGGGACGTGCTGGCCTCGATGG GCCAGCTGAACGTGAAGAATGAGGAGCTGGAGGCCATGATCAAGGAGGCCAGCGGCCCCATCAACTTCACTGTCTTCCTCAACATGTTCGGAGAGAAGCTGAAGG GCGCTGACCCCGAGGACGTCATTCTTAGCGCTTTCAAGGTCCTGGACCCCGAGGGTACCGGAACCATCAAGAAGCAGTT CCTGGAGGAGCTCCTGACCACTCAGTGCGACAGGTTCTCCAAGGAGGAG ATCAAGAACATGTGGGCCGCCTTCCCCCCAGATGTCGCGGGCAACGTGGACTACAAGAACATCTGCTACGTCATCACACACGGAGAGGAGAAGGAAGAGTAA
- the LOC129171133 gene encoding TBC1 domain family member 10A-like codes for MAELSTLSPSPPTLGDPHVAPSVPSSSPVAPAPPTPMSLTGNTPAAKPEGVTSALQPPQSPSKVVPQSPVGAPCVDQGAAPQKQDDEAAKTGAHVECQELLCNEAPVAASQDAFSSEPAPQREVQQVSPSPDLTPGPNLYPSVHVTDNPHPGVDGTTQPTGADTTAAEEEKPQQGHSPRSPPPPISPKPQSPIKAQPPCSPTARAGHPCPTVPLIQEPAPCLPLATSRPAPDTLSYLESASLMSGTLESLSGLGEDGSSVGSDSEINGLAVKRTDKYGFLGGNQYSDISDKEVRVEVSRQREMKWLDMFNNWDKWVKHRFQKVKLRCRKGIPSSLRAKAWQLLSNSQELLEANSGKFEELEREPGEAKWLDIIEKDLHRQFPFHEMFAARGGHGQQDLYRILKAYTIYRPDEGYCQAQAPVAAVLLMHMPAEQAFWCLVQICEKYLPGYYSAGLEAIQLDGEIFFSLLRRTCPIAYRHLKKFKIDPILYMTEWFMCIFSRTLPWACVLRVWDMFFCEGVKIVFRVGLVLLKQMLGSADKLGELQGMYETMERLRSISPDTIREDTLVQEVILLQVTEGLIERECTIQVRKWRESRGELTHQPGHRLHGTRAIFEHKRRAASISSGGSFSFLGSSIPPPGPLRASSSLLSLPGFRKSKAPFHSQAKKGSFSGPSGSEGMRPQSPPAATSISARGTSHKPPIPPGAGQRAPQVQSPLVGSGTPPCGPSLAPDTPPPSQSTPPPNTLSPSPRIVSEQITPAIPSPTANNAPLPPCVDVKKETAEATPTPPPPIGEDGRKKKKSKEDKKKEREDEKKKLKEKKEREKAEKERLKKEKERLEKEKKKGGKKKDKGGAQAEDKNGAAAARDSA; via the exons ATGGCCGAACTTTCAACCTTGTCTCCGTCGCCGCCCACTTTGGGCGACCCCCACGTGGCTCCCTCCGTTCCCTCGTCCTCGCCGGTGGCCCCTGCTCCGCCCACACCCATGTCTTTGACTGGAAACACCCCCGCAGCTAAGCCAGAGGGCGTGACCTCTGCGCTGCAGCCACCTCAGAGTCCTTCAAAGGTCGTCCCCCAGAGCCCTGTGGGTGCCCCGTGCGTGGATCAGGGGGCGGCGCCACAGAAGCAGGACGATGAGGCAGCAAAGACTGGAGCTCATGTTGAGTGTCAGGAGCTTCTCTGCAACGAAGCACCAGTTGCAGCCTCACAAGATGCATTCTCCAGTGAGCCAGCCCCTCAGAGGGAGGTACAACAGGTGTCCCCCTCCCCTGACCTCACCCCTGGCCCGAATCTCTACCCCAGTGTGCACGTCACCGACAACCCGCACCCTGGAGTGGATGGCACCACCCAACCCACAGGCGCTGACACCACAGCAGCCGAGGAGGAGAAACCTCAGCAAGGACATTCCCCCAGGAGTCCACCTCCACCTATCTCCCCCAAGCCTCAGAGTCCCATTAAAGCACAGCCGCCATGCAGCCCCACCGCCAGGGCCGGGCACCCTTGCCCAACGGTGCCGCTCATCCAAGAGCCTGCCCCCTGCCTCCCACTGGCCACCTCGCGCCCTGCCCCAGACACTCTCAGCTACCTAGAATCGGCCAGCCTGATGTCGGGCACCCTGGAGTCCCTGTCTGGCCTGGGGGAGGACGGAAGCTCGGTGGGCTCGGACTCGGAAATCAATGGCTTGGCGGTCAAGCGCACTGACAAGTACGGATTTTTGGGTGGCAATCAGTACAGCGACATCAG TGACAAGGAAGTTCGAGTTGAAGTGTCCCGGCAGAGGGAGATGAAATGGCTGGATATGTTCAACAATTGGGATAAGTGGGTGAAACATCGCTTCCAGAAG GTGAAGCTGCGCTGCAGGAAAGGGATTCCGTCGTCCCTCAGGGCCAAAGCCTGGCAGCTGCTGTCCAACAGCCAGGAGCTGCTCGAGGCCAACAGCGGCAAGTTTGAG GAGCTGGAGAGGGAGCCAGGAGAGGCCAAGTGGTTGGACATCATTGAGAAGGATCTCCACAGGCAGTTCCCCTTCCACGAGATGTTTGCTGCACGTGGGGGCCATGG GCAACAGGATCTTTACCGGATCCTCAAGGCCTACACCATCTACAGGCCAGATGAGGGCTACTGCCAGGCCCAGGCTCCTGTGGCTGCTGTGCTGCTCATGCACATGCCTGCTGAG CAAGCCTTCTGGTGCCTGGTCCAGATATGTGAGAAGTACCTTCCGGGCTACTACAGCGCCGGGCTG GAGGCCATCCAGCTGGACGGCGAGATCTTCTTCTCGCTGCTGCGCCGCACGTGTCCCATAGCCTACCGCCACCTCAAGAAGTTCAAGATTGACCCCATTCTGTATATGACCGAGTGGTTCATGTGCATCTTCTCACGTACTCTGCCGTGGGCATGCGTGCTGCGTGTGTGGGACATGTTCTTCTGTGAAG GCGTGAAGATCGTGTTCCGTGTAGGCCTGGTGCTGCTCAAACAGATGCTCGGCTCCGCGGACAAACTGGGGGAGCTGCAGGGCATGTACGAGACCATGGAGCGTCTGAGGAGCATCTCCCCCGACACCATCAGGGAGGACACTCTGGTGCAGGAG GTGATTCTGCTGCAGGTCACCGAGGGGCTGATAGAGCGGGAGTGCACCATCCAGGTGAGGAAGTGGAGAGAGTCCAGAGGGGAGCTGACGCACCAGCCGGGCCACCGCCTTCACGGTACCAGAGCCATCTTTGAGCACAAACGCCGCGCCGCCTCCATCAGCTCCGGTGGCAGTTTCTCTTTCTTGGGCAGCTCCATTCCTCCGCCAGGACCCCTCCGGGCCTCCTCATCTTTACTCTCACTTCCTGGCTTCCGGAAGTCCAAAGCACCTTTCCACTCTCAAGCCAAGAAAGGCTCCTTCTCTGGTCCGTCTGGTTCTGAGGGGATGCGTCCTCAGTCGCCTCCCGCGGCCACATCCATCTCGGCCCGTGGCACCAGCCACAAACCACCCATTCCTCCTGGGGCGGGGCAGAGGGCGCCCCAGGTGCAGAGCCCTCTAGTTGGGAGCGGAACACCTCCTTGTGGACCCTCTCTGGCCCCGGACACGCCACCTCCAAGTCAAAGCACACCCCCGCCCAACACTCTGTCTCCCTCCCCGAGGATCGTCTCCGAGCAGATCACGCCCGCTATCCCCTCCCCcaccgccaacaacgctcctCTGCCGCCTTGCGTTGACGTCAAGAAGGAAACGGCTGAGGCCACACCGACGCCGCCACCGCCCATTGGGGAAGATGgacgcaagaagaagaagagcaaaGAGGACAAGAAGAAGGAGCGGGAGGACGAGAAGAAGAAgctgaaggagaagaaggagagggAGAAGGCCGAGAAGGAGCGGctgaagaaggagaaggagaggctggaaaaggagaagaagaaagggGGCAAGAAAAAGGACAAAGGAGGGGCACAGGCCGAAGATAAAAATGGAGCGGCGGCAGCGAGAGATTCGGCCTAG